Proteins encoded by one window of Mesorhizobium sp. INR15:
- the murC gene encoding UDP-N-acetylmuramate--L-alanine ligase has protein sequence MKMPQTIGLVHFIGIGGIGMSGIAEVLHNLGYKVQGSDQADSANVQRLRDKGIECFVGHKAENLGDAEVIVVSTAIKKSNPELKAAREKLLPIVRRAEMLAELMRFRQAVAIGGTHGKTTTTSMVATLLDAGGLDPTVINGGIINAYGTNARMGDGEWMVVEADESDGTFLKLPAEIAVVTNIDPEHLDHYGSFDKVREAFRQFVENVPFYGFGVMCTDHPEVQALVSRIEDRRVITYGENAQADVRFTNHRMAGATSEFDVVIRDRKTRGQTTITDLRLPMPGRHNVSNATAAIAVAHELGLSAEAIKKGLSSFAGVKRRFTHTGSWNGVEVFDDYGHHPVEITAVLKAARSATQGRVIAIAQPHRFTRLHDLFSEFSACFNDADTVMVAPVYTAGEEAIEGVTSDELVSRIRAGGHRDARYIEGPADIAPIIRDIAKPGDFVVFLGAGNITQWAYALPKELAVS, from the coding sequence ATGAAGATGCCGCAAACGATCGGCCTTGTGCATTTCATCGGCATTGGCGGTATCGGCATGAGCGGCATTGCCGAGGTGCTGCACAATCTCGGCTACAAGGTGCAGGGGTCCGACCAGGCCGACAGCGCCAATGTGCAGCGGCTGCGTGACAAGGGCATCGAATGCTTTGTCGGTCACAAGGCCGAGAATCTCGGCGATGCCGAGGTGATTGTCGTCTCGACGGCGATCAAGAAATCCAATCCGGAGCTGAAGGCCGCGCGCGAAAAGCTGCTGCCGATCGTGCGCCGCGCCGAGATGCTGGCCGAACTGATGCGTTTCCGCCAGGCGGTGGCGATCGGCGGCACGCATGGCAAGACGACAACGACCTCGATGGTGGCGACCTTGCTTGACGCCGGCGGGCTCGATCCGACTGTCATCAATGGCGGCATCATCAATGCCTATGGCACCAATGCCCGCATGGGCGACGGCGAATGGATGGTGGTCGAGGCCGACGAAAGCGACGGCACTTTCCTCAAGCTGCCAGCTGAAATTGCCGTGGTGACCAACATCGATCCCGAGCATCTCGACCACTATGGCAGTTTCGACAAGGTGCGCGAGGCGTTCCGCCAGTTCGTCGAGAATGTGCCCTTTTACGGCTTCGGCGTGATGTGCACCGATCATCCCGAAGTGCAGGCGCTGGTCAGCCGCATCGAGGACCGCCGCGTCATCACCTACGGCGAAAACGCGCAGGCCGATGTGCGCTTCACCAATCACCGCATGGCGGGCGCGACCTCGGAATTCGACGTCGTCATCCGCGACCGCAAGACGCGTGGCCAGACGACGATTACCGACCTGCGTCTGCCGATGCCCGGCCGCCACAATGTCTCGAACGCCACCGCCGCGATCGCGGTCGCGCATGAGCTTGGACTGTCGGCCGAGGCGATCAAGAAGGGCCTGTCGTCCTTCGCCGGCGTCAAGCGCCGCTTCACTCATACCGGCTCCTGGAACGGCGTCGAGGTTTTCGACGACTATGGTCACCATCCGGTCGAAATCACGGCGGTGCTCAAGGCGGCGCGCAGCGCCACTCAAGGCCGCGTCATCGCCATTGCCCAGCCGCACCGCTTCACCCGGCTGCACGATCTCTTCAGCGAGTTCTCCGCCTGTTTCAACGATGCCGATACGGTGATGGTGGCGCCGGTCTACACCGCTGGCGAGGAGGCGATCGAGGGCGTGACCTCCGACGAGCTGGTGTCGCGCATCCGCGCCGGCGGCCATCGCGACGCCCGCTACATCGAAGGGCCGGCTGATATCGCGCCAATCATCCGCGACATCGCCAAGCCAGGCGACTTCGTCGTCTTCCTCGGCGCTGGCAACATCACCCAATGGGCCTATGCGCTGCCCAAGGAGCTCGCCGTCTCATGA
- the murB gene encoding UDP-N-acetylmuramate dehydrogenase has protein sequence MMRGQELIDRLGDRLAGLRGRITPNAEMDKITWFRAGGLAEALFQPADEEDLAAFLKAVPEEIPLTIVGVGSNLLVRDGGIPGFVIRLSAKGFGEAEVLSATTIRAGAATPDKRVAAAAYEAGIGGFHFYHGIPGAIGGALRMNAGANGVETRERVVEVRALDRKGNILALSNAEMGYAYRHSAAPVGLIFTSAVFEGFAEDKAAIKAAMDAVQNHRETVQPIREKTGGSTFKNPEGTSAWKEIDKAGCRGLMIGGAQMSPMHCNFMINTGTATGYDLEYLGETVRTRVLENSGIRLQWEIKRIGNFRPDHAVQEFLGQLL, from the coding sequence ATGATGCGCGGCCAGGAACTGATCGACAGACTTGGCGACCGGCTTGCCGGCCTGCGCGGCCGCATCACGCCGAATGCCGAGATGGACAAGATCACCTGGTTCCGTGCCGGCGGACTGGCCGAGGCGCTGTTCCAGCCGGCCGACGAGGAAGACCTGGCAGCTTTCCTGAAAGCGGTTCCCGAAGAAATCCCGCTCACCATCGTTGGCGTCGGCTCGAACCTGCTTGTCAGGGATGGCGGCATTCCGGGTTTTGTCATCCGACTTTCTGCCAAGGGATTTGGCGAGGCTGAGGTTCTGTCAGCGACCACGATCAGGGCGGGGGCAGCGACCCCAGACAAGCGTGTCGCGGCTGCCGCCTATGAGGCGGGCATTGGGGGCTTCCATTTCTATCACGGCATTCCGGGCGCCATTGGTGGCGCGCTGCGGATGAATGCCGGCGCCAATGGCGTGGAGACACGCGAGCGTGTCGTCGAGGTTCGCGCGCTCGACCGCAAGGGCAATATCTTAGCGCTGAGCAATGCCGAGATGGGCTACGCCTATCGCCATTCCGCCGCGCCGGTTGGGCTGATCTTTACCTCGGCTGTGTTCGAGGGCTTTGCCGAGGACAAGGCGGCGATCAAGGCTGCCATGGATGCGGTTCAAAATCACCGCGAGACCGTGCAGCCGATCCGCGAGAAGACCGGTGGCTCGACCTTCAAGAATCCGGAGGGCACGTCAGCCTGGAAGGAGATCGACAAGGCGGGTTGCCGTGGCCTGATGATCGGCGGCGCGCAGATGTCGCCGATGCATTGCAACTTCATGATCAACACCGGCACCGCGACCGGCTACGACCTGGAATATCTCGGCGAGACGGTGCGCACGCGGGTTCTCGAAAACTCAGGCATTCGTCTGCAATGGGAGATCAAGCGCATCGGCAATTTCCGGCCGGACCACGCGGTGCAGGAGTTTCTCGGGCAACTTCTTTAG